Proteins from one Sphingomonas sp. HF-S4 genomic window:
- a CDS encoding glycerol kinase has protein sequence MGELLLVLDEGTTSMRAMIFEPGGACVATHAADLTQHYPGPGLVEHDAAEIWERTLACAQQAIERAGGADRIAAIGITNQRETIVFWDKTTGEPLAPAIVWQDRRSAAMCRAWREAGEEPGVQARTGLLLDPYFSGTKIAWAMANWPQLKQAGDRLAIGTIESWLVWKLTGGLHITDATNASRTLLMGLGSGGWSDGLLDMFSAPRDALPEIVDCAGRLGTTKVFGGEIPICGLAGDQQSATIGQACLTKGETKATFGTGAFILTNAGTTPPSSKHRLLATVLWQLNGRRTYAIEGSVFVAGSLVQWLRDSIGLIGTAPETETLARSVPDTGGVYLVPALSGLGAPWWEPEARGALSGLSFSSTRAHIVRAALESMAYQSHDLKTAFAADGADWARLRVDGGMVANDWMAQDLADILALPVDRPAFAETTALGAAMLAGVGCGLFSGLEEAASMRSEGTTFEPKLDDDARRQRLSGWKAAVRHVAG, from the coding sequence ATGGGCGAACTCCTGCTGGTCCTCGACGAGGGCACCACCTCCATGCGCGCAATGATCTTCGAGCCGGGCGGCGCATGCGTCGCCACCCATGCCGCCGACCTCACCCAGCATTATCCGGGACCGGGGCTTGTCGAGCATGACGCCGCCGAGATCTGGGAGCGCACCCTCGCCTGCGCCCAGCAGGCGATCGAGCGGGCCGGCGGCGCCGATCGGATCGCGGCGATCGGCATCACCAACCAGCGCGAGACGATCGTCTTCTGGGACAAGACCACCGGCGAGCCCCTCGCCCCCGCGATCGTCTGGCAGGACCGGCGCAGCGCCGCGATGTGCCGTGCGTGGCGCGAGGCCGGCGAGGAACCCGGCGTCCAGGCGCGCACCGGGCTGCTGCTCGATCCCTATTTCTCGGGCACCAAGATCGCCTGGGCGATGGCCAACTGGCCGCAGCTCAAGCAGGCGGGCGACAGGCTGGCGATCGGGACGATCGAGAGCTGGCTGGTCTGGAAACTGACCGGCGGCCTCCACATCACCGATGCCACCAACGCTTCGCGCACCCTGCTGATGGGCTTGGGCAGCGGCGGCTGGAGCGACGGGCTGCTCGACATGTTCTCCGCCCCGCGCGACGCGCTGCCCGAGATCGTCGACTGCGCCGGGCGCTTGGGCACCACCAAGGTCTTTGGCGGCGAGATCCCGATCTGCGGCCTCGCCGGCGACCAGCAATCGGCGACGATCGGCCAGGCGTGCCTCACCAAGGGTGAGACCAAGGCGACCTTCGGCACCGGCGCGTTCATTCTTACCAATGCCGGCACCACCCCGCCCAGCTCTAAGCACCGGCTGCTTGCCACGGTGCTATGGCAATTGAACGGTCGGCGCACCTACGCAATCGAGGGCTCAGTGTTCGTCGCCGGCAGCCTGGTCCAGTGGCTGCGCGACTCGATCGGGTTGATCGGGACGGCCCCCGAGACCGAGACGCTAGCCCGATCGGTGCCCGACACTGGCGGCGTCTATCTCGTCCCTGCGCTCAGCGGCCTCGGCGCACCCTGGTGGGAACCCGAGGCGCGCGGGGCACTGTCCGGGCTCAGCTTCTCGAGCACCCGCGCGCACATCGTCCGCGCTGCGCTTGAATCGATGGCGTATCAGAGCCATGACCTGAAGACCGCCTTCGCCGCCGACGGCGCCGATTGGGCACGGCTGCGCGTCGATGGCGGCATGGTCGCCAACGACTGGATGGCGCAGGACCTTGCCGACATCCTCGCCCTCCCCGTCGACCGCCCCGCCTTCGCCGAGACCACTGCGCTCGGTGCCGCGATGCTTGCGGGCGTGGGTTGTGGGCTGTTCAGTGGGCTCGAGGAGGCCGCCAGCATGCGCAGCGAGGGAACGACATTCGAACCCAAGCTCGACGATGATGCGCGCCGGCAACGACTTTCAGGCTGGAAGGCAGCCGTCCGACACGTCGCCGGGTGA
- a CDS encoding ribosomal maturation YjgA family protein, producing the protein MMRAGNDFQAGRQPSDTSPGEDMRLHRGYALLALALFLIEVGIALFVRDRFVRPYLGDTLAVILVYATLRAGFRIDVLRAVAIALSIAVTIELAQLIRLLDMLGLEHNRIARIVLGYGFELKDLAAYAAGALLVVAAERWRAAM; encoded by the coding sequence ATGATGCGCGCCGGCAACGACTTTCAGGCTGGAAGGCAGCCGTCCGACACGTCGCCGGGTGAGGATATGCGCCTTCACCGCGGCTATGCGCTGCTCGCCCTAGCCCTCTTCCTAATCGAAGTCGGGATCGCCCTCTTCGTGCGCGATCGCTTCGTCCGTCCCTATCTCGGCGACACGCTCGCCGTCATCCTCGTCTATGCGACCCTGCGCGCCGGTTTTCGCATCGATGTCCTGCGAGCAGTGGCGATCGCCCTGTCCATCGCCGTCACGATCGAGCTCGCGCAACTCATTCGCCTGCTCGATATGCTCGGGCTGGAGCACAACAGGATCGCCCGCATCGTGCTCGGCTATGGCTTCGAGCTGAAGGATCTGGCCGCCTATGCCGCGGGTGCGCTGCTCGTCGTCGCAGCCGAGCGTTGGCGCGCAGCAATGTAG